Genomic window (Pyrus communis chromosome 13, drPyrComm1.1, whole genome shotgun sequence):
TTGTCTTATTTACTTATTTTGCAATCAAACATATGTTGATATTGTTATGTTTCTAGGAAGGTAAGCtttatgacttttttttttttttttttttttttgtgtaatcTTTTTTTTGTGTCTCTGTTTTATGAAGGATAAGATTTATGTCTCATTAATTAGGAGTAATTTCTTTTttcgttatcaataaaattttcctaaCACCATCGAGAtttccccccaaaaaaaaaagtgttaatattgttatttatttttatattttatatttattttcctttcattatCTTGTTCTCCATTAACCCTAGCTAGCATACGTTGCTGTTGAAAGACAAAAGGAAGTGGCCCTTTCTATTTTCTCCACATTATTTCCTTAAAcaattcatatatttttcaaaatctATGAGCCTAGTTGACGATCTCCCATATTATTAGGAGTATTTACCTGGGGATGGGGCTTTGTGCTTTATAAACACCTCCCTCATCTGATTTCTCAACTTCTCAagcatatatacacacaaatatatagatacacacatacatatatatacacacacattcaTATATAAATCTCTTGTGTTTGGTCCTCAGAGGTCCTCAGATTCTAAATCcacatatttatattttcttgtaAAACTTCATATAGATGGATATCATAAAGGGAAAGTGGAAGAAGAATCTGATCGCCAACACATGGAAGCGATGGAGTTTACAAAGAAAGAGCAGCAGCAAAGTACACAACTCGTTGACAAAGAGCAAGTCATGGCACTGCAGTTCCAGTACTAGGAAGATCAAAGGCCTGGTAGCTCCGGACGGGTGTTTTTCGGTCTACGTTGGACCGCAAAGACAACGATTTGCAGTGAAGACGGAGTTTGCGAATCATTCCTTGTTTAAGATGCTGCTGGATGATGCCGAAATGGAATACGGTTACAAATGCGAAGGTCCGATTTTGCTTCCTTGTGATGTGGATTTGTTTTATAAAGTGTTGGCTGAGATAGAGAGCAGTGAGGAAGTTAGTACTCCTAATTGTGGGTTTGTTAAGGGTTATGGTTCGTTGATGCTTTGCAGCCCGGCACGTCGTCTAAATTCGTGCATCCATGACGCTTGGCGGTGCCTATAGGCTGCTTAGTCCGTCGAGAATGCTTAAGATAAACCAATTTTAGTCATGTATATATCATCATTAGTGATAGAGATAGTATGTTTGTGTCTGAGATTATGACACTTGACAGAAGATTAGCTAGGTAGTTAGATTAGTTGCAATCTTGTGCTCTCTATAAATACTTGTATTGAGATGTCTTATTGACTAAGAAATAATATACCAAATAATTATTCagcctctctttctcttctctatgaatctcctctttctctctctattcaTATACGAAACCTGTTTCTCCCCCTAGcttaacatggtatcaatcgCCGCCATAGCAATTGCTTATTTGATCCTTCACAAGCTTCCGCTCTTCTCTCAAATTACTGCAAAGCTTTAAGTGCAATTGCTGAATTGTGCtttgtctcttcgatttcttctTCAACAAGTTTCTAGGGTTTTGACGTTCTGCAATTTCTGATCGGAATCCTCCTTCTGTTCTCTTCTGTGTTCTTGCACTCCAAGTGTTTGTGAATTCACTGTTGAGAGGTATCTTTCTGCATCCAAGATTTTGTGACTTGATTTCTTGAATCATGGTTACTGCTAGTTAATTGCAATTGCTCCAATCTCCAATTACTACCCTTATTTCATCGCTTCCTACTTCGGTGAATGTTAAGCTTGATGACTCCAATTATCTTAATTGGCATTTTCAAATGCAATTATTACTTGAGAGTAATGATATCATGGGATTTGTTGATGGCTCTGTCCCTTGTCCTGCTCGTTGTGCATCTTAATCTGCTAATTCTGGTGTGGATGTGTCAAATTCATCTACTTATGGTGATTATACAGTTAATTACTACAATTTTATCTCCGGTAGCCATGTCTTGTGCTATAGGGAGTACTAGTTCTCGAGATCTTTGGACTCAGTTAAGGGAGCAATTTTCTACGGTTTCTCGAACTAGTATTTTTCAAATGAAGTCGAATTTACAGAACATTAAGAAGGATACTGATACTGTGGCTTGGTATTTGCAAAGGATAAAAGTTGCTAGGGATTATCTCACTGCTGCGGATGTTTCCTTTCCTGATGAAGATATAGTGATTTTGGCTTTAAATGGGTTGCCTACTGAGTATAATACTTTTCAAACTGTTATTCGACGAAGAGAACAAGTCATTTCTCTCAAAGAATTCAGATCTCAGTTACTTGCAGAAGAGAACATCGTTGATTCTAGCATAAATGCACCATTTTTAGCTGCAATGGTTGCTAACAATTCATCACAGGCACCTAAAGGTCAATCTTAGTCTTTTTTTGCTGGTTCTGGACAGTCTAATTTTGTTCAAAGGGGTTTCAAGCAATTCAATCAGTATCAAAACAAGGGCAAGGGAAAGTTTACTCAAGGGTCCAGAAACTTTCATCCCAAACCATTTTATCAACCTCAGACTCATGTGTTTCCTACTCCCACTCCAGGAGTACTTGGACAAGCGCCACATTCCACTTATGAACCTTCTGCTCCATCATTTGTTACATGACAATTGTGTAACAGTGAGGGTCACATAACACCATTTTGTGGTTCAACGCCTCATACCAGACCTCAATGTCACATCTATGGAAAAACCAATCATGCCACATGGTTTTATTTTTACAACAAGAAAGGACCGAACGATATTGGCTCTAGTTCTCACTATTCTCCCATGTCTGGACAATAATATGGCTTTTATGCTGGACCGCAATATGGCAATTTTCCTCAAAGTTCAGTTCCTGTTTATAATGGGCAGCAATATCACTCACAACCATCAATGCAAGCTATGCACACTTTGGTTGCTCAACCATCACAACCCTCTACATCACATACTACCTCTCAGGCTTGGCTTACTGATTCCGGTGCGACTAATCATATGACAACAGATTTGAGCAACTTGTCATTGGTTTCCCCCTATCCATTCAATGAAACCATTCAAACATctaatggtgaaggtttgaaaGTGTCCCATATTGGTAGTATTATGCTTAATACTTCTATGCAACCTATAAAGTTAAATTTTGTGTTATATGTTCCTAAATTGTCACACAATCTGCTTTCAATTCACAAGCTGTGTCTGGACAATAACTACTACCTTATTTTCGATGTTTTTTGCTTCTGGATATAGGACAAAGCCATAGGGAGGATCTTATTCCGAGGGTTATGCAGTAATGGACTTTACCCCATTCATTCCTTAGCTACTTCTACTCTTGGTGTACCTCAGTCAAAGCTACAAGCTAAGCTTTTCTTGGACAACTTGTCAATTCTAATATATGGCATAGTAGGTTAGGCCATCCTTCTAATTCCATTGTTTCTTTGATGTTGCATAAGTCCAAAATTCCGTGTGCCAAAGATTTTGTACCTGTTGTGTGTCAAAGTTGCTTAGAAGGAAAATTTTGTAAGCTGCCATTTCAATCCGCTGTCAATAAGTCTATCATTCCCTTTGATGTAATGTATAGTGACCTTTGGGGTCCTGCACCTTGTACATCAGTCCATGGATATAGGTACTACATTACCTTTATTGATGAATGTACTAGATACACGTGGATATTCCCACTTATCAATAAATCTAGTCTTTGTGCTACCTTTATTGCTTTTTATGCCTATGTGTTGACTCAATCTTCTGCTATTGTGAAGATTTACAAagtgatgggggatgggagtATTGTAGTACTAAGTTTTAGTCTTTTCTAGTTGAGAAAGGCATTTCCCATCAAAAATCATGTCCATACACCCCGGAACAAAATGGGTTGTCTGAGAGAAAACATAGACATATTATTGAAACCACcattactttgcttcaaaaTGCTCAGATTCCTTCTCATTTTTGAAGTTTTGCTTGTCAAACAACCACTTACCTAATCAATAGAATGCCTACTCCATTATTATCTCACAAATCTCCGTTTGAGTTACTAGATGGGAATGTTCCAGTTCTCTCTCACTTGAAATTTTTTGGATGTGCTTGTTATCCACTTCTTAAACCTTACAATAGCACCAAGTTACAACCCAAAACAACTAAGTGTGTCTTTTCAAGGTATGCTTCCAAATACAAAGGGTTTTTGGGTTATGAGGTTGCTAGACAGAAAATTTATGTATCAAGACATGTATTTATCTGTGAACAAGAGTTTCCTTTTAAAGACTTATTGACAGCATCCACTATCAATACTAATACCACACCATATGTGTGTTTGCCCACTTCATTTGTGTCTTTACCAATACCAGTTGTGACATCAAACAACTTAGTAGTTTCACTTATATCTGCACCATTTACAGAGTTCACTTCCTTTTCCATGCCTTCCAACTCTCATGCGTCATCTTCAATCCTATCTTCACCATCACTCTCACCTAGTACCAGTCTACCTCCATTTCCTGTATCTCAGTCCATTACTACTGCAGAAACTGAACACTTTGAGATCCCTACGGCACTTGTCCATTGTCCTGCACTCTTCAAGTGGTATTATCAATTCCACCTATGAATCTACATCTTATCCAAACAAGAAGCAAAAGTGggataataaaaaagaaagcacTTATATCCGCTTTACAGTCAGCCAATGCAAGTGATCTTTCTCTGGTTTAACCTAGTTCTTATAAGTCAACTCTCAAGTGTCCAGTTTGGTTAGATGTTATGAAGGAAGAAATTGGTGCACTTCATACTCAGAAAACTTAGAGTTTGGTACCTTTACCTCAGAACAAGAATTTGGTAGGTTGTAAATGGGTATTCAAGCTTAAGAAACATGTTGATGGTACTATAGCTAGACATAAGGCTTGGTTGGTAGCAAAAAGGTTTAGTCAAGAACCTGGGATTGATTATACTAAAACTTTCAGTCCTGTTGTTAAACCTACAACAGTGAGGATAGTGTTGGGTTTAGCTGCTCATTTCAGTTGGTCTATTAGGCAATTGGATGTAAAGAATGCTTTTTTACATGGCATTTTACAAGATGAAGTATATATGGTGCAACCTCCAGGTTTTGAGGATTCTATGTATCCTAATTTGGTCTACAAACTTCATAAATATCTTTATGGTTTGAAACAGGCTCCCAAAGCCTAGAATGAGAGATTTACTGCTTTTCTTCCTAAGTTGGGGTTCCATAATACTTATTCCGATTCATCACTGTTTGTGCAGACTGTTGGTTCCACGTTGGTTATTTTGTTACTCGACATGGATGATGTCATTATCACTGGCAATGATTCTATGGCTATTCAACAGGTTATTCAGTCATTGACCtctgaatttgatatcaaagacCTAGGTTCTCtgcattattttttgggtattcaAATCTCTCAAACTGCAACTGGTTTGTTTCTTTCACAGCAAAAGTATGTTCTTAATCTGTTGGTTAAAACATAAATGGTTGACTCTAAACCTTGTGATGCACCTTGCTTACCTTATAATATGTTCCTTAAGGATGATGGTGAACCATACAACAATCCTACCTTTTATAGGAGTGTTGCCGGCGCTCTACAATATTTAACTTTTACCCGGCCTGATATTGCTTTCTCAATTCACCAAGTCTGTCAGTTTACGCAGTGTCCTATGGTCTCACATTACATTGCAGTCAAGAGGATTCTTAGGTATCTTAAGGGTACTATGGCATATGGCTTGACTTATTCCAGTTCATATTTGGACATTAAAGCATTCAGTGATGCTGATTAGGCAGGCGATCCTAATGCTCGAAGATCCACCACTGGGTTGGTTGTTTACTTGGTTGGTAATCCTATATCTTAGTCCTTAAAGAAGCAACAAACTGTCTCTAAATCTTCCATAGAGGCCGAGTATAGGGCCTTATCTTCTACAGTTGCAAAACTTGATTGGATTAAGCAAATTCTCAGCTTTCTGCAGATTAAAGTCCCCTCTGTTCCAGTTCTGTTTTGTGATAACATGTCGGCCATCGCCTTATCTTTCAATCCCGTTCAACACCAAAGAACAAAACATATCGCAGTTGATGTTCACTTCGTTCGAGAAGGGGTGCCAAGAATCAACTCCATGTTCAATTTGTCTCTTCCAAGGAACAATTTGCAGATATTCTAACTACGGGATTGAGTGCCCCTTTGTTTCATACACATTGTAGCAATCTCATGCTAGGATCATCCAAGCATGAGTTTGAGGGGGATgattaggggtgggttcaaaaaaccgaaaaccgaaaaaaaccgaaaaccgaaccggaccgagaccgaaaaaaaccgaaccgaaaaaaaaaccgaaccgaaattgtcaaaccgaaccgaaccgaatctgaccggttcggtttcggtttttgaggctcggaaaccgaaccgaaccgaaccgaaccgatatatatatatatataatttttttgaatatttataaatagtttagtcatacaatcataacaaaacagaacctgttgccaagttggtttcagtgaaactttacaagcatggaggcatgggttcgaaccctcatgcctccaggatttgtgagattttttttaattttttaatccttTTAACAAAACAACCCTAACCCTCCACctccttatttttcatttcGCCTAGCCTATTAATATGAATGTGAACttttatatttccttttttttttttaataattttggagggagaaaaaaaaaaaaaaaaaaaaaaaaaaaaaaaccgaaaaaaaccgaaaccgaaccgaaaaaaaccgaaccgaaaaaaaaaccgaaccgaaaaaaaccgaaaaaaatttgaaccgaaccgaaccgaaccgaaatttcggttcggtttcggttttgagaaaaaaccgaaccgaaaaaaaccgaacccagccctagGGATGATAGAGATATTATGTTTGTGTCTGAGATTATGACACTTGGCAGATGATTAGCTAGGTAGTTAGATTAGTTGCAATCTTGTGTTGTCTATAATTACTTGTATTAAGATGTCTTACTGACTATGAAATAATATACCGAAGAAATATTCagcctctctttctcttctctgtgaatttcctctttctctctctattcaTATACGAAACccgtttctctctctagcttaACAATTAGTGGTGGTTAATTTTACGCAAACATATGTAATTCAAGTGCTTCAAAGAAATGCAATACAAGtagatcaaaaaaaaaaaattcaaagaacgaCCGCTAAGTGTGCTGCGGTCACAATTAAACACATCGATTTTGCAAGAAATATATGATTTATATTTAGTGGTGGTTAACTTACAGGAAATATTTTAGTTTGGATGCTAGTTCTTTGTAATTAACATgtaaatttggttttgtttggatTAATTATCCAATTCACTCCAGGTGtataaagaaattaattttgtaaCAAACTGGTCAATATAAAAAacactttctttcttttgccCGAAAATAAAACAGTTTTTGAAAGGAAATGAACTTTCTATTTCTCAATGATTAAATAATTACGACTGTCTGCATACATACATTTCACAAATGACAATTAAGAAAGACTAATTACAATTTGGGATAACTACTAAACTAAATCTTATCAACATTAACTCTATTGACTAAGGTTGTTACATTGCTGACTGGACTTGTAATATTCTCGTCTTACACCCCCTTAAGCTAAACGCAGGTGAAGTATGACAACCAAGTGAAAGCTTGGATTGCAAAAATCGAAATCTGGACTAGGACAAAGATTTAGTGTGAAATCTGCGACTTGATCTTGACTGCACATATATTTAACTTGAAGAAGGCAACACCAATTTTCTAATGTAATGATAatcaatctcaagatgttttGTTCGAGCATAAAACACAGGATTAGAAGTAAAAAAGATTGCATAAATATTACTGCACCACAAAGAAGGGACTTTATTTAAAGAAAAGCCAATGTCCCTAAAATTTTTGCAAATCCATCTCATCAATTGTGTAAGTAATCAATATTCAGCATCTGTGTATGATCTGATAATAGTGGATTGCTTTTTAGCACTCAAACTAATAAGATTATCACCAAAAAAGACACAATAACTACTAGTTGACCTCGCGTAAATTGACACACAAAAAAGGACTTTAGAAGTGCATAAACAGGCACGCTTGATTAACACCAAATGGTAAATCAGAACGTGCCCAAGTCATATGGTTTGTCTCGCGTTAACCCCTCAAAGATGCTGGGATAGCTAATTGGTTTCATAGATTACAATAATCTTCTACTGAAAAAGCCATCAACCAAAACAACATATAAAACCGGTTTACCTCGCCATTATTCGGTAAATCCGCTTGACCTATGGCGCTGAAAACTCCGCCGAAGCAAAGCGAAGCGTCTTGCGAGCCACTCAAACTACGAAGAGCAAACACGTTCAAGCAATCGAACTTTGACAACCTCCAATTATCGCAGCATTTGTGataaatacaatttttttttagttcccTCCAATATTGCATATACCAAGTAAAGCTTGATACTAAACatgaaaaaataattagtttCCCCTAACTTACATCTTACACACTCATGGATCGGACTATACACCGACAAAGCTAATAGTCCATTGTTTGACGAAAAACAATTAGTTCAAAACTAAACATATGCTCACGGCTAATGTTTATATGCATTTTATGAAAACAATTTTGAAATGGCATGTATAGAATATTCGTTATTGAAATTGTACAGCACATGTGATTATTAGGCAGACTGTATTTTATTCCATAAATCATAAGAAAAGTTTTGTTAACGCGGATTTTGCGGAATGATCCAGTCCCACTTTGGCCATGTCATCATCATGAGAGAAGACTCTTTGACGGGAGACTAGATTACTATTGGATGGAAGAGACTCTTTGGCACATGATGGGCCACTTCTTTGCAGTGCTAGGTAGACCATGATGCTGTACCGAAACCACTTCTTTACGGAGACTACCAGGGCATTACTAGGCTTAGCGCTAGGCATGCAGTGTTAGGCCAACTAGGATGCTCTACCGAGATCACTTCTCTACGGTGACCACAAGATGATCATGGTGCTTTAAGTAGACCACCGTGGCTTAGATCATTGTTGGATGGAAGAGATCCTTTTTGGCACATGATGGACCACTTCTTTGCAGTGCCATGTAGACGATGATGCTGTACCTAGATCACTTCTTTATCGAGACTACCACGGCAGTACTAGGCTTAGCGCTAGGCAAATCAAGATGCTCTACCGATACTACATGATCTGTGTAATCCCGCCTCcgaatttcactatttaaatttacatattttcatattattaattTCGACGCGTTTATATTTGCGGTGCATAATTTTTAGTAAAAGGACAAAAACATCCTTAATGAACTAAACGGAAATTTTCGAGAACATATttggtgtgtatatatatttttttcccatttttcttCGTGTATTTGGATAATACTCGTCGATATGAACACGTGAGCGCAAATGGAATGTGATTTGGAGCTATAACGAATGAAATATAAACGAGCAAAGGCTAGGGGCAAAATGGTAAAATTGTCTCGTTTTGCTGGAAGGCTCTAGAAAATTTGGGTGCCTTCCCGTTATTTTTGTAGCTAGGTGGATGGCAGTGACTAGGAAAGGGGGAAAAAAGCTGCCCAATCAGAAGAAGGGAAATGAGATAAAGGAGGGGAAATGGCGGGGAATGAGGAGGAGAGAGGGAAGTAAGGGAACCAATCAaaaggagggaaaggagggaAGGAGAGGGGGAAAACCGGGTCCCCTTGACCCGCGTGACCCAACAGAGTATCAAGGCCAAATTCAATCCTTTCTCCAGCCAATTTCTGGTGAATTGCGTTGATCCACTACCTAAAAATTTATCCTCGACCCCTTGATTTGGAAAAAATAGCACCGTGGATGCGTCAAGTGCTCAACTTCAATTCACCAAACCTGAAGCTAACTttgtccaccaccaccaccaccaatctaCTCCCCACAAGCTCAGAAACAAAGCCCAAGCAGTGGTGGAGGCGTCAAAGCACGTATGGAGGTTGAATTGAAGCACACCCAATTCTAGGGTTTCGGCGGTTCGTGGGCAATTTCAGGTGTATCccggccgaattggacttcgACCCGGATATGAAAATTGCTTCCCTTGACTTGTTCTacatttctgtaaaatttggtaatttttggaaaaaaagttgaattttctAGCAAATTAGGGTGATCCATCGCCGCATGCGGTGACGCGTAGGTCGAGAACCCACCAGACcatcctaggctaattttgatgCCCCGATTCTATATTTGACATCCGTTTAGTGAAATTATGATGTTTTAACATAGTTTCGTAATTGACTGCCTAGTTGGCTATCATTTGATTATAGCAATCGATGATCTGACCATTGGATCATCACTAAACCTTGATACGAGGACATTAGAAACTTATGGATCAGGAATCCGATAtatggatcttcccaaattggatttctaagtttgtaTAATCAAAAGTTGACTGCCACTTGAATTTGTGATTGgcagagatccaaccgttggatcgtaatgaaattttagtatgttgttttcGAAGTATAATGTTGACTTTGGAAAGTTACGGATCAAAAATCTGATAGGCGGATCTTCCAGTTTAGATttctagggttgtggaccccacTCACGACCTTGATCGATGGTTGACTTTTTCGTCAACTAGCCCAAGTTCTTCTAGCGTGTCGCTAAGCTTAAAGTGTTGTTGAGATTCCATAGAGCTTATTAGGctcatcatgatgacgtgtctTCCTCGATTGACGTGCACCTCAATTTACGTATCGATGGCATCACATCGTGTTATGCTTgtttattttatgtgatttgaCTTATGTATTGAACTTGTTGTGGAGTGTGGTtgatttttatgtttggtatgatgtgatgaaatgtgagggctagtagtggatcgttaacccattgtcatggggtttgttgcttcgacACTTGTTTCATATCTTGCTTCCTTAGTTCATTTCTTGATTCATTCAACCCTTCTAAATTGAATACTTGGTTCATGTATTGTTTCTTCGAGCGTTGTTATATTTCTTGGACTTCCACTTGGTTCCATTGAGTGATCCGGAACTGGGTTCCGCtggggttccgttgagtggtctagTTCCCTGCTCCATCTAGATTCCGTTGAGAGGTCCAAAATGCCTTGTGCTCCgcaattccgttgagtggtccggaatcatATCCAGCTTGGATATCATTTAGTGGTTCGATATGCATTGTACTCCGtaattccgttgagtggtccggaatagCCTTTGGTGTCttggtttcgttgagtggtctgaaaCCCGATGTCgatggatttcgttgagtggtctgaaatCACATCATTTGACTTGTTGGTTCATTGGATTTGATTTCAGCTTCAGAGATGTAGGCTTCGACCAAACTTTGTCGCTTTAGCCCTGCATTTCGGTGTAtggtatgtgttattgattgatgtgattatgGAATGATGTTGGTTGTGATTGTTGTCATTATGATTAGACTTGATGACCAATATGGCTAGAGATTAATGTTGCGCTTCGTCAACTGTTCCGTGAGATGCTGCATGCCATGAATTGTGGTATTGTGTGGAGATATAGTGAATTATGTGATGATTGTTTGAGTGTAGTGTATGACAAACTACAAATTGCTTGAttcctgtttagggtacgtaacCAGTCTAACGAGGATGTTAGATATAGCAataaagtatacgaaaaatTATTACGTAATTGGATCTCGAGTTGTGCTTTACCCATATCCTTAAAGTGGGGTGAGGTATGTTAAAGATAGGTATTTGGTGACGTCCCTTCTAATTTTGCTCACTTATAACGAACGCACCAAGTGGCCCTCCCTTGCTCATATGGGTTGTGACTTCTTTCAGAATTATTATTCAAACTTGCCCGTTGACAAGAAGGAATTATACTGGTATGACTCTGACTTTGTCGGATGGCATTTATTTAACTTTGTTAATGTGTTATAATAGACCATATAATCAACACCTATGACTTTGATgcataatattatttgtttttgtcatGTCATAACATTGCTGCTCCTTTTTTTCTCTCAGAAAGCTGCTACCTACCACTACTAGTCTATATGTTTCCTTCACTTGTCTTCTCTTATtaatgtatattttattttggtgcTAATCtacttttttgtattttaacgTGTGTTCATATAGTCTTCTTAGTATTTTTGCTTCTAATTTTCCTCACTTATAACGAACACACCATGTGGGTTGTGACTTCTTTCACAATTATTATTCAAACTTGCCCTTTGACAAGAATGAATTATACTTGGCCGAtggtatttatttaattttgttaatgtGTTATAATATGAATACATTATATAATCAACACGTATGACTTTGATGCATAATGTTATTTGCTTTTGTCATGTCATACATGAATGAATtttaaaacacactaaaaaaatgTCTCATTCTAGAGCTGCtcgtttttctctttctttctttcaatgcgTATGACTTTGTTgcataatattatttatttttgttaagtcATAACAAGAATGAATtttaaaacacactaaaaaaaaagagaattttaacaaaaagctttcagtactgtttactttaacaaaaaactacgtttttacactaaaaagtcaatcctggtactattcactttgccgtttattttgtccttattattaaaactcaaagtttgtaaaccattttcattagtttttcttaaaacaaATATCTCGTTCGAGagctgctctctctctctccctctctctctctttctttctttctacaACGTACATGGTGATTGGTATGTGAAAATTGCGGCCAAGGAATTTTAGACAATAAACACAACTGTGAAAGTCCGTTGTATGCGGTCCGGGAACTAAGCTCAAAAAAACTTTACTGGCGATGATGCCTTCAGACATATAATGGTTCATATCTAAGGACTTAAACTGATCAATCAAAACACAACTTTTATATTAATTACATGGTATCAAAGGTGAAAAACTCTAATGAGCTAGCACTCGATAAGTGCATTGTTGGAACCA
Coding sequences:
- the LOC137712316 gene encoding auxin-responsive protein SAUR71-like; its protein translation is MDIIKGKWKKNLIANTWKRWSLQRKSSSKVHNSLTKSKSWHCSSSTRKIKGLVAPDGCFSVYVGPQRQRFAVKTEFANHSLFKMLLDDAEMEYGYKCEGPILLPCDVDLFYKVLAEIESSEEVSTPNCGFVKGYGSLMLCSPARRLNSCIHDAWRCL